Sequence from the Erythrolamprus reginae isolate rEryReg1 chromosome 2, rEryReg1.hap1, whole genome shotgun sequence genome:
TTTaactttgatcaaataaaccaaacttatattctttccctctacTTTGACCCATTTTGGTCTTTAATCCCTTCAAGTAATGTCCTACAACtttatttcttttccctttttggtCCCTTCACACAAAATCCTTCAAACATTAACAAGTCTCTTTTGTAAACCAATATAGAAAAATTATCCAACTCATTCTTCCAGtttgtttttgtatattttaCGTTATATTATTGTTAAGATTTCATATTACTCTTATATTCGGTCATTTTAAAATCCATATTCAAATTAATTTCCTTCAGACACTGAGgatctttctgttttgttttttttttaactccatTCTGGTGTCATCTTCAGTTCCAGCATTCAGTGGATTTTATGAGATTCTCAGAAAAATGAGCTTAAAGAATAAAATGCAGTGCATGTATTGGTTTGTGGATCTGGTAAAAGCAAGAATGATCTCCAAGGTCAGAATGAGAGGTATAGCAAATGATCTGATATAAATTAGACTTGGTTAGATTTCCTTTCATTTTatctccttttctttattttgtttaatacaACTTGCTTTTTCTGCATTCTTTTATAACTTTACTTAGTCTGAAAAGGAATATTGCGATGCGTTCATGTGTGATGAAATATTGCGATGGGCTTATAGGTATATAAGTAGCTTTTGCAATAAGCTATCATAATCAGGAAAGGATGAAAGGCTTGGACAGCAGGGACACAAAGCAACATCAagcaaaaagaaatataataacaataataaaaaggatGCTTTCAAGAACATCACAGAAATCACAGAAAAATGTACAGGTAATAGTCACAGAATGAatccaagaggcaaataagatgAATAGAAGATAGTTAGACTACTGAAACCCTTTGCAGACAGGATTATAGAATGGAAAACATTTGTACGTTGTAAAATTACATATTCAAAGTGATTACagtagaaaataaagaagaaacgaTATACTGTATCACCTATCAAATAGAAAGGGACCAGGCACAAATAAATTACCCACTGAGCTCTTGATCAACCACTCAGTCATGGCCCAAATAAAGACTGACTGTTCCACTGGAACAATAACAGGAAGAAGCATATTCTTTGGCATCTGGTGTGAATGCATGGTGGACTAGAAACAAATTATTACACTAATGGGCTATAAAAGAAGACAATGGAGGTGAGGGGCCCTTGAGAATTACAAAAAACTAGAATGTTCTCGGAAAGCTGTAATTTTATAGTAAAAGTGGCAAGCATTTGTGTATCCAGTTGCCAGGAATTAAGTTCAATTCAGTGCTACCTTGCTTCATAGCCTAAACAGAAAAATGCTCAACATATATCCAGAACATAGAAGGGGGTTCACATACAGTAAAAGAAATAGTGTTTCAGAAGGAAGTGTTACTAATGAATAGCAAAGGCATCATGTATATTTGAAGAAGAGATATGGCACCTTTTAGAGAAGTTTAAACTTGGAGAACAGATAATCCCATAGCCATGTATCTTTccagaaataaaatgaaagaaaacctGGCCCATTTCATAAGCACCTAGGCTTCTTAGAGACTTTAATTTCCTCTGAGGTTATATCCTTTCTAGGAAAATAATTGTTGCATGATTAGTTGGTTTGGGTATTTCTAAGAAATCTTGTGCCTTTGCTACTTGGTAGTAGCAAAGTTacatttatcacattttttgCCACTCTTGACCAATACAATATTTtctgattgttttaattctaaatCTTATAACTAAGAGCAGTAGCAATTGGTTTTCCTATACTTTGTCTTATAATATTTACTGTGGTCACAGGGAATTTTTACCATATTCATAGAATCGTGGGgatgaaagagatcttggagacaGGAGTCCTTATTCCATCCCAGACAGCAACAGCgaaaacatttagacttatatgctacttcacagtgctttacaaccctatCTAAGTGGTTTAGAGCCAGTATAATATGGTCCCCAACAACCTGGATCCTtactttacccaccttggaaggatggaaggctgagtcaaccttaagcctggtgggactcgaactgccaaattgcaggcagctggcaagcagaagtagcctgtagtactgcgctctaaccaaACCTGCTGTGATGGGCACTCACCATTCCTGGGGGCAAGCTGttcttaactgtcaggaaatgcaACCTTAGTTCCAAGATCTCTCTTTATTGAGCTTCCACCTGTTGATTCATGTCCTTCAAATACTTTGGCAAATACATCAACCTCCTCATTTCTGTTTTCCCTTCAGGTACTGGAAGATAGCTATCATATCACCTCTAATTCGCTAGGCTAGACATATACCTAGTTCCTTTAACCATTCATCACGTGATTTACCACTTATCATCTTTGCTTCtctcctctgcactctttctagggccacagcattgggtttttttgtattGCATATTATTCCCCATAAGGAATTAAAGAAAGCCTTTTCCTTGAGACCTTGGAAAGGTTTGGCGAGTTTGTTCACTTTTCTCTTGTGATTATGAGGTTTATAATACCTTCATCTTTATCAATTCTGTGTGCTCCTGTTACTCAAATTGTCAGATGTAGTGAAATGTAACTTCACTTAGGACGGAATTAGTCTACATCAAGATTCAATCTGACACTCaaatgaaagaaaaagcaagcaaagggGAGGTTGCCAAAAATTATAGTTTTAATTGGCCAAAAACAGCAATAAGATTAGCCAGGAATCCAAAAAGGATCAATAATTCCACTTGGAAGCAAGACTGATTCAGCGAATAATTCCGTGGGCAAAAGCTTTGGAGAGCCACCTAATGTAACTAAAGTTGCCTGTTTGCAACATGTTAAAACTGCATATTTTCCCAGGATCCTGCATCTTGCTTTCCAATATCAAGAAAATTTGTTGCTGTTTTAAGGTGCTGTGCGCAGTGCCACCTTCATGCTccaaagcactttttttttttttttggatactGAATCCAAAGTTCTGCACAGAAGTCAGACCAGCTGTTTTCAGTTATTTGGCACTAGCTCTCTTAGAAATACAGGAAATGTGAAACGTTTTCTGACAGTGAATTATGGCACTTTCATAAATATTGGGTAAATGTGGAGTCTGAATAACCTTAAGAGCAGGTAGGATTGgggtttttgctttttttaaaaaagccttttgCTTCGATTTAGACTCATGTGTTAAAAGTATCCTCAATTTTTGCCATAATTTCAGAAATGTTTGTCACTGCcgccacctttaaaaaaaaaaatccaaatctacCCTCTAACCCTGGTGATATAAGTACTAACCAGATCTTATTTTTTAAGAGCAGCCAAGGTTGGCTAAGTGCTGCCACCTAATGACTGTTGCTAACTTACAGTTGCTCTAAATTTAGCTAAATtgaatattaaaacaaataacaTATGGACAAAAATGATGCCTTCAAATTAAGTTCGCTTCACATTCTTTgaaggggagaagaaggaaaatCTGTCATCATCCAACTGAAAGTAAAATATCACAAAAGAAGATATCAGCGAGGtccatttaagaaaaaaaattgataaagcacctttttattaatatttgcaAAAAGTTAGAATTTCACAAACAGTCTGAAGTCCTTTTAACATCAATTTAATATGCTTGCAAATCAAAGAGAGGCACCTATGTAATTAATAGAAATTAACATCGTTGCAGATTAATCCTTATAATTTTAGAATAAGGACATAATACCAAGTCACCAATATTTTTTTGGTTTAACAGCCACAAattttctttctccatctccGATCTCCTGGCTTTGGCAGCAGACTTAGTTCGGAGAATATAAAGAACAGAACAATTCATCTGCAATTATTTATCATCTCGCCATTTTACAAGTACTGTTAGGAAAAGACATCATCTCCCCCCTTGAGCACTCCGACAAACACAGAGGCTATCAAAGGATTTCTCTAACCTGTAGTGAGTGTTAGAAATGAGAAGTAACATAAACAAGCACCTGCTGTTTGTTAGCATCTCAAAAACTGTAGCAGAAATgaaagctgagagagagagagagagggctgGATCAGTTCTCACCTTTTCCCTCGAGGGCCAGGGGCACTTACATGCATGGAAAATTGACACAAGAATATGAATATCCCTTTTCAAAGAAAATGTTTGGACAATGAAATGATTTGAATAAAGATAACTGGTATGTAATGCAGGTTTCACGGGACAAGGCGATTGTGAGATATTGCGTGAAAATACACCCCAGTTTGAGACCTTTAGTGTTTGGCACAGTTGCTTTTCTTGTTGTAAATATCGCCATACTGAAATATCTAAACTCGCTAAAAAATATCCACAAGAATTATGTGAGTGACTTCAATTTTTGTTATCGCACCCACTCAAATCTACAGGGTATTAAGGAATAATATGTGATACGTAAAAAACAATTgtaagaaatgtgtgtgtgtgtgtgtgtgtgtgaaatttcaaAACTTCCTCTTTAAAATTAGAAGCACTCATAGCATGTACCCACGTTTTAAACTTTTTACATGTAGACACTACCTGAAAATGTGGTATTTCACAGTTCACTGAGTAGCTAACTAATATCTTATCtcagggaaatttcaattccaacCATTTATTTTCTGGTAGCAGTTTCCCAGGATTTCAAATGGAAATTTATCAATGGCTAAATAAaaggaatataaataaaataagtgaagtAGGGCCAATTGGTTTAATAGGTTTTTAAAAGACAACAAGGTAAGAGGGGACAATAATTCCACCCCATCCTCTCTGATGATACCACCATGTCAAACCCAGACCACTGGAAGCTCTTTACTGCTGGAAAagaatgtaaaaagtgtgccctCTAGCTATACCTTGATAGCTATATCATAGTTCTTTTAGTAAGAAAATCATACTGCATCTGGGATTAGTTTCCTTCGGAACTGAATAATATTTTAGCTAAAATCTTTGCACAAAGTTGTGGATGCTGACATAGCCAATGATATTTTGGTTGATTAATGATatatattaatatctgatatttaATTTAAACAgttgaaaaaaaatatgtgaTAAAAATAAATTAGGGCCTATATGTAAACAAGGAAATGGAACATCTAAATTAATGTAGATAATAAAAATGTAGCAACTGCACTCATACCTGTTTTTCTATGTGGATTCTACAAGGCAGCCAGCAGACGTTTCCTCTGGCTGAAAAAAATGTGTGCCTGATTTACATATGACTAACTTCACCTACATGATctgaatggaagaatggaagcaAGCTTGTAATAATCCCTTAAACCTTAGATTGTAAATATTTCCTAAAGACTAAAAAGCAATGCTTCCTTATACAGATGGACAGTGtataaaataagagcattaacCTAATAAGAACATTAAATACAATAGAAATGAACAATGAAAATCAAACAAAAAACTTACTTTTCATAACTTTATGATTGCTTCTTGTAATAACCTGATTTTTTTACTTCTTTGCTTTATGCATGGTTTAATCTATTTCTCTTGAATGGACTCAGCATAATCCAGTCTAAATTAAGCACATTTATGTCCTTATGAATTCATCTGAGAGTTAAGCAGATGGATGCTCTTAATTGCTTTATATGAAAAAAAGGATTTAGAATTGCTTGTTGTGGCTGTGCTTTTGTAAGCACTGAACCCGCATTACcacaagaaatatttatttacccaAACTTCACTGATATTCTAAGGTTTGCTGCAACTCCTTATGCAAAGTATACTAAAACGTAATAGAATGATTAACAAAATTCTTTGTAGAAAAAGGCCCAGTTGCGTTGAAATAAAAAGTTCTCATCACCCATGTTCATTTTTCAGTTATGTATCCTTTGTGTGGTGATTTCAGTTCAactaattatttcatttcatttctctcATCTTTATTGGTTGTTACAGCCAGCTGATGCTGTTGAGGTGCCTCCTTGTTTCTGTTTCTTACGCCGTTTGTTGAGGAGTCGATTGTTGGATGCTTTCAAATCTTTAATTTTTACCTGATCGTAGTCTACTCTCATGGTCGCCAAAGCACTAGTCATTTCCTCCTGAAATACACAAGAAGTAATAGTGAATTTTATTATGTCTACAGAAAGGAGGATTTCAGGAAAGAGTAGAGTCCCCCATGAAGGTTATATACCAGATGTAGTAGATTGTaatgaataaaacaattcatatgtAGCATTAAACATTATACATTAGGGACAAAAAGACCTGAGATCCAAATTAatcaaataccgtatatactcgagtataagccgagttttttagccccaaaatgggctgaaaaacacagcctcggcttatactcgggtcattgacaaagtcaccacacgagggcgccattgcttgagccagagcgaggaggcaccagcttttgtcccctctggcacactgtagttcctctccctagctcaagcaaagaaggcagccatttgcaatggtgagtcggattaaaaaggccccctgctgtcagattctcctccccctcctttgaaaggatttaaactgtttaaaaaatggtattttgtggtagttgctgtccttgcttggataggatctaataatgtgttatgaggcagagctagacaggaattctttttctatctgtctatctttctatctatctatttttctatctatctatttttctatctatctatctatctgtatctatttctttctatctatctatctatctatctatctatttttctatctgtctgtctatctttatatctatctgtctatctatctatcatctatctatctatctatttggttttctatgctgataacctcacagcagctaatgctgaagctcttctttggatacacttatttgtttgtttgtttgtttgtttgtttatttaattggatttgtatgcaatccctctccaaggactcagggtggctcacagcatatataaaaacagaacaataatgtaaatccaattaatgatgagaaggaatccagttttgaaggattttaactcttaggttttagctttgttcctgatcgagctactttttttactttttaatttattgttaatattgttaatttgtttaccctcttttaaatttacagagctagtttactggttttctttaaaataaatattctaaaacatgtctcaattaatgtaattttattgttttccatttttataagttaccagtagccactgcattttctaacctcggcttatactcgggtcaatacgttttcccagtttttgtggcaaaaattggtgcctcggcttatactcgggtcggcttatactcgagtatatacggtaattaaccttatgattcttgacgaacgtatgttttatgtacactaagagcatgtgcatcaagacaaattccttgtgtgtccaatcactcttggccaataaaaaattctgttctattcggtTCTGTAAGGAACATTCGGTGAAGTAGTATAACTTTAATGCTGTCTATGTGTATCTGGAATGTAATGTTTTCCTTTGTCAAAGGCAACCTGGCATTAGGAAAACTTCTAGAAAACACTAGTAGCAAAATGAAGTGGATATTTAAAATTCAGAACATCTGAAAGTCCAAGCTGCCTATTCTTGTTGGATCTGCCTCAATCAGGATGGACACCTCACAAAGCACATTATATATGGTATTTTTGGTAGACCCCAGAACTTTTGAAGAAACATCAAAACATTTCATTGTTTTTCAAAGAAaagatggttaaaaaaaagaatataagtaTTTGGACAGATCTAGcacatttatttaaaacaaaaaacctccAAACTTCCTACTCCAAAAGGCATAGTAAAGAAAGATTAAAGTAAAAATTCTGGCCGTTgcagactttttttctttttttttgctaaagtctattttaaaatataaacaccTACACTACCACTaaaaccctccttgtctttctatGTCTAATTGTAGTAATTCTCTCAATCTATTatctccaagtctttggagaagggcggcatacaaatctaataaataaataaataaaataattatctgCATGTGTTTTAGCAACTATTGTGCTATTTTACACTACTTGGGGGTTATAAATAATTAGAGAGAACATTGTTTTCCAACATTCCATACAAAGGAAGCTTTCCACCcaactctgcacatgcacaaagattACCTTCACTTCGTCCCAGTGGTCTTTATCTTCTTGCAGGACTCGAGTAGTGTGAAGAGGGGTTGGTGGCACCACCATGGATTGCTAAGAGAGGCAATCAATAGAGTTAATTTTCTTGTGACAGACTGCAGACACACTAACCATTAACTGCTCTTAAAAGAAAGAAGTTGTGTTAAAAATGTAGAAACTTGTCTCCTAAGCTATGTGAGAAAGAGTGTAGGCGGCTGCATTTTTGGAGACAGTTGTATTTTTCATAATCACAAAATTGCATAACTTCCATAAGACTGTGGCAATTAACTCGGTAAAAACTAGAGGAGAAAAACCATATTTGAGCTGTTCCCGCTTCCCCCAGCAAATGTTTGTCAAAGGAGGAAAAAACCCTAACATTTCCCTTTTTGCTTCTCAGCTTCCAAATCGACCTTTCCCCCTCATTGTTAGGCTCAAAGCCATATTCTTCATAAAATAATTTAGTTTACCCCTCTATCTCGGTGTGAAATTCCGCAGCTCTTAACATCAAGTATAACAGACTGTCAGGAAGATAAGATGTAAAAACAAAAGCTCTTAACACAGGTACACTTGCATTTGAGTTTGTAAATTCTGCTTAAAGCCCACAATGACACAATACTTGAATTCGAAGGCCAAGCTTACACTTATTCTTGATTAACTGACATCCCCATGTCCAAATTAATCAGTTCTGCACTGTGGTCTATGTCAGAGTTTCCAAGtgtggttgacctatccagattcctaagaggtcagtaaggggcgagtacaagtgcactagagtgccttccgtcccctgtcctattgctctcctatatctcctatacctttcttctatttctatatctcttcttctattctttcattgatatgttctattactatatcttcttttctattctttcttagatatattttactatgagtatctcctctatagccttcatcatgtattttactatgtgtatatagatatatacccacgaaaaccctcaaataaataaataaataaataaataaataaataaataaataaaaataaataaaatctaggttTCTGGCTCAAAGGAATGGCGGATGCTAGAACAGAGTTTCTGTAATAGAGATACGGATTCCAAGTCTCTCCAGAATTGTTTATATcagaaatttaaattttaaaacttgATACATCAGTTTTAATTTTGGTGACCGGAAAGAAAGCAGGACTTTCTCCTCACAGACATGTTCAACTCACTTGTCTGCTTAATtttgagcctttttttttttttactgagacGGAGATCCCTTTTGAGCCTACGTTTCCTCTGGGCTGACAGTTAGCTCCCTATTTAACCATTTGATCTATGGAGCACGCAAATTGCTCCCTTGGACTTGGTCTCCTTTAAGAGAAAGAGTTCAGAAGGCATTTAATCTCTTTAGATTGATTTTTCCTGGCAACGACATAAATCCATTTTTAAAGCAGCTATTTGAAGTGCGTTGATAGATGTGAGAATCCGGTACAGAAAAGGTTGGTGTCTTTTGCCTGGCAGTATGCAGATGCGAAACGCAAGGCTTCGGCGGcagcttgttctctctctctctcttccactaCTTCAACGCTCCCAGAGCCTTTTAGTTAGTTGGCATCTCCATCAGAAACAACTCTGGCGTGATTTTCTGAGAGAGCTGCTGCGTTTAAGCCTCCCCCTTCCCTATTTAGAGTTTTCCTAGTTCTCTGCCAAAATCTGAGAACGCCCCCAAAGCAGGAGGTCTCTATTCATATCAACACTGTGTAGCACGATGGTGCCATGGAGGTCTAATAATAAGTCCTACGTTGATGAGGTAATGTAGCTTTTTataaataagagaaagagagtgtgtgcgCTGCAATGAAAGCTAAATCTAGCTGAGAGCAGTTGGGTTGGGGGTGTAATGTCCTTGACTGCCACTCACTGAGAGGTTTCCCCCCCACCCTCTACCCTCCAAGACTTCCCTCATACTGTGAGGGAGAAATTATATTCGTTTTTGCAGAAAGAGCCTTAGTTCAATTAGTAATACGCTAAATCGTCTCAGTAGGCTGCCTAGTACCCACACGAAGACACAAGCAGACCATTGTGAAGGACTCACATTAATCCAGGGATGATTCATAAATTGAAAAATGGTCATCCTCTCCGTTGGGTCAGTTTTCAGCAACAGACGAATGAGCTGCTTGGCTAGAAAAAAAATACACATGGAAACATAACTTACTGTAGGCAGTAAGAGCTTGTAAATTTATACAAGAAAAATATTGTAGAATATCCATGCACTCAAGTCAGTTTTCCTCTTCTGTCAGGTTAGAAAAAATGGCACATAACTATCTGCAGAATGAATGTGTCATGTTCATATTCTTATATTTAAGAACTATCTTATcccatttatatcctgcctttcacTCAGAAGCACAAGACCACGCATAGAGATTTTCCATCTAAAGTTGGCAGCCACAAAAGGTTTACAGTgtaccctcgattttcgcggcagatgcgttccgagactgcccgcgaaagtcgaatttccgcgaagtagagatgcggaagtaaatacactatttttggctatgaacagtatcacaagccttcccttaacactttaaatccctaaattgcaattccccattcccttagcaaccatttagattgttactcaccatgtttatttattaaagtttattaaaaatatttattaaaggcagacgaaagtttggtgatgacatatgacgtcatcggggggggggggaaaccgtggtatagggaaaaaacctgcaaagtattttttaattaatatttttgaaaaaccgtggtatagactttccgcgaagttcgaacccacgaaaatcgagggaacactgtattaccaaaTGAATCTTCATGGcttattaaagtttttaaatgtttttaattatataataataattgttttactaattgttaatttaattgtttttagctTTATGATGTACCTCCTAGAGTTATTTGTTTGTGAGAAGGGCatataaatttgacaaataaatccaGTTCTCTTCAGTTTTACACCAACACACTAAGTGctgcaatattttaattttacagGGAGGAGAGAAAactgaaagggaaggaaaaacatGATGTGGACTTGGAGAGCTCTATAAACTGAAATCGCTATATCCTCCAATCTGGTTCTCTCATCACTTCTCTGATTTCTTACAATAGAGAATCTATGGCTCTCCAAATGTTGTTGGACTTCAGTTTCAGACAGCATAACCAATGTCCGAAAGACCAAAGATTTCTTGCTCCTAAATGAACCATTTCCCATTGGTTAGGGCACGTGTCATCCCACTGCAGCTAAGTCTGGAACAGTTCAGAAATTTGGCCCCTAAAATATGACTAGATTTGCTAGCCCAGATGAGGCAAACTTGGCTCCAAGCAGGAAAAATGATTTTAGGATGATGCAtttttgagtaatttacaaatGTTGAACATGTCCATATAATATTAGTTGTTATATGAGATCTCATATCTGGAAACAGCAACTGTTGCTGATACTCTAGTACTTAATCTATAAGTAAACAAGCTGTGATATCCCAGATGTTACTGAGCTCTTAGTTTTTAGAAAGCATGGGAAATGGTGACAGTTGCTGGTAATGGTCAGGCAGCCATTTCCAGAATGCCATATGTTGCCTATTCCTGCTCCAGAGAAACATACTGATGCTAATTACAAAGAAAATCAGATATTAAGAAGCATACTGGTCGAGCAATGTGATATTTGTTACCTGGAATACATTTGTGCTTATTTTCTATTGGCCCAGAACATTTAAATTTCTCTCTAATGTTAAAATGACATTTGTAAAAGTGGCATTTAATTCAATTTGtctattttggggtttttttgaacaTTCTTTTAAAGTGTTTATGATTTAGGCATGTGCATTCATGAAAATTGccatattttatttgtttctatccctcctttattatttttacaaataactatcAGTGGCAAACATCCAGCACAGATTTGTTTCctattcccccccccacctccccccccccaacaatcccGAGacatgagttgggctgagagtcacccagctggctttcatggctaaggcaggactagaactcacagtctccggCTTTCTAGCCAGATGCTTTAACCACCAGACAACCTTGTATCTTGAAGGTCTCACATAGGTTACCCAATCAAAAGTTGCAATTTTTAAAACCCATCAGTGATGAAGTTTTATTTGAAATATACATAAGACTCATTTACCTTCGTCAGATACCTCTGACCATTCAGGATTAGGAAATCCATACTGCCCCATCcgaattcttcttttcattcctgGGGAAATGGCTTGGCCAGTATTGGAATAGAATGGAGGGAACCCACACAAACTGCAAAAGAAAGACATATATAGATGATCTTCTGATAACTAAGAgattactatatttatttatttattttattcaattttttaatgccgcccttctccttagactcagagcggcttacaacatgttagcaatagaacttttttaacagagctaggctattgcccccacaatccgggtcctctatatattctctccatGATCCCATGTAGAGTCACAGATGGCTGCTGACAGAATGAGTAATGATCTAGTGACTAATTTTTCTGATTTGCTAGTGGCGTTACGGTAACAAGGAGCTAATGTGTGACATATCAGAATTCTGGTTTTTAATCTAGATTTTACACTTACAGAATATACATGATGACACCAAGAGACCACATATCACAGGATTTGTCATATTTCTCAGGACCAAGTACTTCTGGggctgaaggagagaaaaaaagaattgtgAATTTTAATTTTTCAGATATTGGTTATATACTAACTagtatttattctttctttcttaataaaTAAGCAGTTAGAATATAACTGAATGTAGGTACTTTAATCTAATCAGCGGGAACAAATACTTTATATAGTTTATTTATGTAAACTAGTGTACATGAATGTATACATATGTGGGGAGTGTCAGAAACAAACATCCCAAGCTTTATTTCCAGTGCCATCAAAAATGGCAAATGATCCTAACCCATAAGAAATCTAGAACATTGAGCAATTTTGCTTTGCTTGCATGATCTCAGCTCATACCATCCTTACAGTATAATCTGTAGATGTAACAGAAGCCTTTCCCCCCTCCTACAAGTCCCATAAAGCTCTATTTTTTACGCTATTAATTGCATGTATTCATAGGTTAGAACTCAACTGTCTGGTAATTGACTTTTTACTTCTGACAGCAAGGGCTAAGTTCATTTATAAAAGT
This genomic interval carries:
- the MAPKAPK3 gene encoding MAP kinase-activated protein kinase 3 isoform X2 translates to MKPIACLVQHPLTRMASQLPLERSQLLYDSPKARQEVDHHWRASGCPHIVHILEVYENIHHGKRCLLIVMECLEGGELFTRIQERGDQAFTEKEASEIMRDIGTAIQHLHGMNIAHRDVKPENLLYTSKEKESLLKLTDFGFAKETTIQNALQTPCYTPYYVAPEVLGPEKYDKSCDMWSLGVIMYILLCGFPPFYSNTGQAISPGMKRRIRMGQYGFPNPEWSEVSDEAKQLIRLLLKTDPTERMTIFQFMNHPWINQSMVVPPTPLHTTRVLQEDKDHWDEVKEEMTSALATMRVDYDQVKIKDLKASNNRLLNKRRKKQKQGGTSTASAGCNNQ